A window of the Sus scrofa isolate TJ Tabasco breed Duroc unplaced genomic scaffold, Sscrofa11.1 Contig55, whole genome shotgun sequence genome harbors these coding sequences:
- the LOC110258908 gene encoding USP6 N-terminal-like protein isoform X3: protein MASSSKPSSMCSQLTLSTTQILTGMRVPSNPNSCVAPWRWLRTPPALSRIFPQGAPAEMTTQDDQSGVCSCSTTTMALQASHMPEVGYCHGMNQIVAVLLMFLNEENAFWALAQLMDNKRHAMHGFFIPEFPKLQRLQAHHDKILERTLPKLKRHLDKEYMYTEIYTKLWFQHCFIDQTPFSLTLRLWDVYILEGERMLTAMAYTIIKLHRKHLLKLPLQGLYEFLQDKISGPWALEDDAVIKKLQASMAELHRKNWDLPPPAKPEEFPTRTLGVERSSLEPKPCPTIISIKELSGEDGPDLPGPPAKHQQPGPSHSQACLKAEEHQQEQTMAPQLRWRAREPPRLACPFPPLDIPQDRMWPWRWASLPNIPRNYECPLKWPIDIGFEPECWDLCPSARAKVALRATLQA, encoded by the exons GCAGCAAGCCCTCTTCAATGTGCTCACAGCTTACTCTGTCTACAACACA AATCTTAACAGGGATGAGAGTTCCCAGCAACCCAAACTCCTGTGTGGCTCCCTGGAGGTGGCTCCGCACCCCACCTGCACTTTCCAGAATATTCCCTCAAGGAGCACCAGCTGAGATGACCACACAGGATGACCAAAGTGGGGTCTGCAGCTGCTCCACCACCACCATGGCCCTCCAAGCCTCACATATGCCT GAGGTGGGCTACTGCCATGGCATGAACCAGATTGTCGCTGTCCTGCTCATGTTTCTTAATGAGGAGAATGCTTTCTGGGCACTGGCTCAACTGATGGACAACAAAAGACATGCCATGCATG gcttCTTCATTCCGGAGTTCCCAAAACTTCAGAGATTGCAGGCCCATCATGATAAGATTCTGGAGAGGACTCTTCCCAAGCTGAAGAGGCACCTG GACAAGGAATACATGTACACAGAAATTTATACTAAGCTGTGGTTCCAACATTGCTTTATTGACCAG ACACCTTTCTCACTCACACTAAGACTATGGGATGTATACATCCTGGAGGGGGAGCGAATGCTCACAGCCATGGCCTATACAATCATCAAGCTGCACAGAA AACACCTCCTGAAGCTGCCCCTGCAAGGCCTGTATGAGTTTCTTCAGGACAAGATCTCCGGGCCCTGGGCCCTAGAGGATGATGCAGTGATCAAAAAGCTACAGGCATCAATGGCTGAACTGCACAGGAAGAACTGGGACCTACCTCCCCCAG CAAAACCTGAGGAGTTCCCCACGAGGACCCTGGGCGTGGAGCGATCATCCCTGGAACCCAAGCCTTGCCCAACCATTATAAGCATTAAGGAACTCTCTGGAGAAGACGGGCCTGACCTCCCTGGCCCACCTGCTAAGCACCAGCAGCCCGGACCCTCACACAGCCAGGCCTGCCTAAAGGCTGAGGAACACCAGCAAGAGCAGACCATGGCACCACAACTCCGTTGGAGGGCCCGAGAGCCACCACGTCTGGCCTGCCCGTTTCCACCCCTGGACATACCTCAGGACCGGATGTGGCCGTGGAGATGGGCTTCTCTTCCCAACATCCCCAGGAACTATGAGTGTCCCCTCAAGTGGCCAATTGATATAGGATTCGAGCCCGAGTGTTGGGACCTTTGCCCCTCAGCACGGGCCAAGGTCGCCCTCAGGGCCACATTGCAGGCCTAG